TGTCTTGGATAGTTGCCTTGAGCCCCAAGATGGGCTTTCGGTGTGGATTGCATCAATTTTATGCTTGACCATTATTTCAAAGTCAGAAGGCTCTTTTGGCGCGTAATACACGCTTGTCCGGTTGACGTCTAAAAACCCTGCAATGGTGGACAAGGGTAGCGGTTTCTCGTTATTTTCAATGTTCTTATGATCCTTGATTTCAGCCTTTTGGGCGTGGAGTAAACCGACTCTTCCAGTCAGGTCCAAGAATTTCTTCAGATTTTTTTTTGAGCCAATCGACTTGCGTAGTCAATTGACCAACTTTTTTATATAAGCTATCGTTTTCCCGCTCCTGATCCTTAACTTTTTCCTGCAACACCTTGTCTTTTTTGTTATCAAATACATTGGCTGCATTAGCCAAAAATTCATTTTTCCAGTTCCGCAGCTGGTTAGGCGCTATTTCATGGGCACTGGCGATTTGGTTTAGTTCCTTTTCGCCTCGCAATACCTCTAAAACTATCTCCGCCTTAAATTCTGCGCTAAATACTCTTTTCTTCATCAATAATAAACCTGCTTTCTTTAGTGGTTTTATTATATCAGGTTCATTATCTTTTCAAGAAATCTTGTCGAGTTTTCCTAGGCCATTATAATGATTATTAAATAGCAAAAGAGATAGTTTGTAAAGGATTACACATCTTTTATTATGTATCGAAGGATAATGACCTGTCCCTTATTTTTAAATATTATGCAGTATTGCGGAATGCACCAAAAAAGAATTGCAGAATACAGTCGAATGGCCAAGTGAGAGTCATTCTTCTTATTAGGCGCAGTATATCCTGAATATGAATAACTTCCCATTATCCTACAAATTGGAACTTATTGTATGCATATTCCGACTTCTAATTTAGACATCCGTCAGATAAAAGTAAAAATTAATCCCCACAGATGAGTTTCCTGTGGGGATCAGTCATTAAAATATGTATTTTAGGGAAGCATAAATTTTCCAAATGGAAAATTTATAGGTATTGCCACACAATTGTATCAATTATTGAGTGTATGTATGGTGGAGGCGAACCGTTCACTTTTGAAACCACAATCAGTAGGGAACAACTTAGGGC
This sequence is a window from Desulfosporosinus sp. Sb-LF. Protein-coding genes within it:
- a CDS encoding transposase, which gives rise to MKKRVFSAEFKAEIVLEVLRGEKELNQIASAHEIAPNQLRNWKNEFLANAANVFDNKKDKVLQEKVKDQERENDSLYKKVGQLTTQVDWLKKKSEEILGPDWKSRFTPRPKG